TCTTGATGACTACCCTCTCAAAGCGTCGCTAGCTACGAGCAAGAACCTCTTCTCTTCTCTGCCTGGATTGCTCAGGTTGCTGTCGCAGGGAGGGAGCATGGGCATGGCAGCTTGGGAAGCTTGTGCCCCATGCAATTTTTTTAGCTTTTGTTTCTGCCGGCATAGATCTCCAGGAGTTTACTATATTATCGTTTTGATGCGGTTTCTTGTCCAGCTCCAACCCCAAGATTACTGTAGCACAGCCCAAGTTGATGGGCCCTGACTTAACTTTTCTTCCCCACCTTTTGGTACGAACGAATGTGCGATGCGACCGTTCAAGTACTCGTGAGTACCTTGTTTCTATAAAAGCATATTTTTcagtttttcaaaaaaaacatatttttcGGCTATTAGAGGAGAAAAAATATTTTGAGTTCAAGTAGTCGGTGAGTACCAATCGATGACTAGAGTTCGTTAGATCCTGTTCATCCTCCTGATTTCTGTCACTGTCACATTGCAAGCGCCATTTCTGAGTTCTGATGGATACCGCCTACGCTGCAGCAGGGCCAGAGCACAGAGCTTCACTGCTCTGCACGCCCAAGCACAGGGTCGCTGCCGGTGGGAGGAGGAGCCTGAGCTTCGCCGCGAGGGCCGGCCTGAGCTCGGGTGCCAAGGTGAGCATCCCGAAGCAGTGGTacaacctcgtcgccgacctgCCAgtgaagccgccgccgccgctgcacccGCAGACGCACCAGCCCCTGGATCCCAGCGACCTGGCCCCCCTGTTCCCCGACGAGCTGATCCGGCAGGAGGTCACCGACGAGCGGTTCGTCGACATACCCGAGGAGGTCGTCGACGTGTACGAGCTCTGGCGCCCGACGCCGCTCATCAGGTAACTGAATCGGCGTTCGATTTCGTGGCCTCGCCGATGGCGGCTGCTGTCGTCGGAGTTCAGGAAGTGTGGGCTGAGTGTTTTTGATGCTGGCGAGTTCAGGGCCAGGAGGCTGGAGAAGCTGCTCGGCACGCCGGCGAAGATCTACTACAAGTACGAGGGGACCAGCCCGGCGGGGTCGCACAAGCCCAACACCGCCGTGCCGCAGGCGTGGTACAACGCCGCGGCGGGGGTCAAGAACGTGGTCACCGAGACCGGCGCCGGCCAGTGGGGCAGCGCGCTCTCCTTCGCCAGCAGCCTCTTCGGCCTCAACTGCGAGGTGTGGCAGGTGCGCGCGTCGTTCGACCAGAAGCCGTACCGGAGGCTGATGATGGAGACGTGGGGCGCCAAGGTGCACCCGTCGCCGTcggaggcgacggcggccggcAGGGGGATTCTGGCGGCGGACCCGGCCAGCCCGGGCAGCCTTGGGATCGCCATCTcggaggcggtggaggtggcggcCACCAACGCCGACACCAAGTACTGCCTGGGCAGCGTGCTCAACCACGTCCTGCTCCACCAGACCGTCATCGGCGAGGAGTGCCTGGAGCAGCTGGCGGCGCTCGGCGAGGCGCCCGACGTCGTGATCGGATGCACCGGCGGCGGGTCCAACTTCGGCGGGCTCGCGTTCCCGTTCATGCGCGAGAAGCTCGCCGGCCGGATGAGCCCGGAGTTCAGGGCCGTGGAGCCCGCGGCGTGCCCCACGCTCACCAAGGGCGTCTACGCCTACGACTTCGGCGACACGGCCGGGCTCACGCCGCTGATGAAGATGCACACGCTCGGCCACGGCTTCGTCCCCGACCCGATCCACGCAGGTTCCGGACGCTTCTTGCCTCGAGATTGATCcccgccttcttcttgttgatcgaacAATGAGTACATTTCAATTCGCAGGTGGGCTTCGCTACCATGGAATGGCACCTCTGATCTCGCACGTGTACGAGCTGGGGTTCATGGACGCCGTCGCCATACAGCAGACTGAATGCTTCCAAGGTAGTATCCTGCTCTGCTTTTCGTCAGCAAAAACCTTCTCAAGGAAAATGAACGAAACAGCCTACTAACATTTGCGTCTTGTTTGATGAACCGCCGAACAGCGGCGTTGCAATTCGCCCGGACGGAGGGCATCATCCCAGCGCCGGAGCCGACGCacgcgatcgcggcggcgatccGGGAGGCGCTGGAGTGCAAGAAGACCGGGGAGGCGAAGGTCATCCTGATGGCCATGTGCGGCCACGGCCACTTCGACCTCGCCGCGTACGAGAAGTACCTGAGGGGCGACATGGTCGACCTGTCGCACCCGGCCGACAAGCTGGAGGCGTCCCTCGCCGCCGTGCCCAAAATCTGAAGATGTTGGCCGAGAGATAGCTGTGACTGGAATGGAACAAATAAACGATTGACATCGCGTTCTTGAATTTTGTGATGATCCATCAGGTGTGGACGTTGGGATATTTGTGAGATCCAAATCCAAATAATGAAATGAAGGAATAAATTTTTTCGATAAAAAGAACAAATTTGAGGGGAATGTTTGATatggatttttttttaaaaaagatcaCTGATATGCTGAGTATGAACTTTGAACCTGCCATGATCTTTATAATTTTTCTTGTGACAAAAGCATAACTTACTGAACTGCACAATCGGCAACCACTTGTACATATTTTCAGCTAATGATTTTTTTAGTGGTAGACGACGGTAGCGAGGATGTATATAGTGAATTCGTCAATCTCAACACCGTCTAAATCGTTTATAGGATATGGTATGTATCATGTATGTGTAGATTTATAGGGGTGAAGGTGTGCACATGAGAGCCCGTGTGTATGTATTTTTCGTAAGGAAGAAAAAAAGGAGAGATCGTAATCTTGATAACTGAGAAGGAGGGCTCCATGGACTGGGCCTAATGCGTCACATTCCCCATATGTCCTTTTTTTGCCCTTTCGGTTGACAATTTTATCTACCAGGCCGGCCCATGATTAGGATCTATATATCCTGTCTCTCAAAAGCCCAAAAGGTTTCCAAGCCGTCGAGGCCTCGAGGGTTTCCATTTACTCGGAATCTGtctccggcgccggcgacctgcgacggcgagctccccctccccctcctccccaaCCACATATCGTCAGGTGAGGTTTATCCTCTCCGGTTCAGGTGAGGCCCCAatcccctgctcctctgctttcTCAGCAGTTTCCTGATGGAGGGGCTCTGACCGAGCCTGTGGGTATCAGATATGAAGAGGGCGGCGCCGTCGGTGGAGCCCCAGGACGTGTCTTCCGGCGGTTCTTCGAGCTCGGATTCCGACCAAAAGCCCGGGAAGGGGAAGGGCGGGAGCGTTCCCAAAGCTGCTGCGACAGCACAAGGTGagagttctttttttttttccttttttcttttaAAGGTAGAAGCCTAGAAGGTGAGAGCTATCCGGTGAATTGTTGACTCAGGCCACACTAATCCCTTTGCTTATGTGTCTCTCGCGGTCGCGGGTAATTTGAAGCCTTGATATGGTTGATTTGTAGTCCACTGCGATTGTTGAAATTTCTGTGTCTGCTTTGGCCCTGAGATGGTTGATTGCCCAATTATGAGTAGGCTGGTTTATGCGTTAGTGACCTGTTGTCAGGTAGTTACTGGTGTTCAGCTTTAACCTTGCCAATGATGCAACATAGGTCATAGGCTTTATATTGATCATATATAAACACGAGATTGCTTTTTGACTACCTATGAAGATTGTTTTCTAATGGAGTGGTGCTTACATCACTTGTGGTTATTAGATGCGAAGAGGGTTACGCTGCATGAGGAACCGCAGGACGTATCTTCTGATGATTCCATGAGCTCGGATTCTGATGATGAGGCCAGTAAGGGGAATGGTTGGAACACCTTTGGTCTGCCCAATTCCTCCAAAGCTGCTTCGACGGCAGAAGGTGAGAGCTTTTGATTCGTGAATCACTTCACACTTGTGTGTTAGACTCGTGGGTAGATGATGAACTAATACGGTTGATTGATGATTTACTGTGATTATTTAAGTTTTTGTAATGTGCATTGGCCCTAATATGAGACCTGATTATGAATAGATTAGTTTTCAGATTTCATCTTCTCAATGATACATGAATGCTACTTTTCCGAACCACCTATGAAGATTTGTTGGTCTGTTGCATATCGGTCTAGTCTTAATGTGTCAAATTGAATGTACAGTTAATAAAACAAGTTGTTGGATAGACTTGTTTAGTTTATATCTGTTTGCCTTACAAAAGTTGGCGTGCAACTGAAACAGATTGAACAAGTTTTGCTCCAAGAattgtgtgggggggggggggatacCTACTTTAGCAATGTAATCACCATAACCAGAGCTCTCTTCGATTATGGTAGTCTTCATGTGATTTGAGTGAAGTCTATGATATCTTGTATACCTTTAGCTAGGCCTCCTATGTGTAATCTTATCCTTGAGTTATTTGGATAGTTGAATCTTTGAGTTTCCCAAACTGATGCTTGCATACAGTAGTAGCTCGGATTTTCTTTTAAATGTtgccccccccccgcccccccccccccccccaaaaaaaaaaaaaaaacaacacACACACAACCCCCTTTTTGTTTTTTCCAGATTGTGATAGCACTGAATTGCCTTTCCTTAACTAGCCCCAAGTTCTTACTCTCAGCTGGTTTACTACTGTAGCTGCAGGTTTACTAACCTAATACCTGTAACTGGTTAGCCGGTATATTCAAGAAATTTGTTTCTGGAGTTTTCCAAGTATGAGTTTGTGCAAATAAGAAATATGCTTTTAAATATAGCTGTGGTGTGTTTTATcgcatctttttttttttcaattaCAACCAAATCTCAACCCTCAATGCACTTGTTGCAACTAAgtattaaatttaagatctagAATGTTCGTCGGGGAAAGAAACTAGTGTTTCTTAAGTCTTAACTGGGAACCCCTGAAACATGGACTGAGCTGTTGCAGATCCTCAGGAATGGTCTTTCTAACGTAGTAATGGGATCATGCAGGTGCTCTGATCAGGAGGGCGAAAATGTATCAACATTACATGAAGCACATTCCAGTTCCTGCTTACCGTGATTCCGTAATCCCATTCTCATCATGGCTGGGACTCGGCAGATCACTGAAGCAGTTGTATGAACAACCCTTGCATTACCTTACTAATGTCCTATTGAAAAGGTGGGATCAGCAAAGGATTGGGAGTGATGATGAGCATCGGTGTCTTGATGCTATCATCCACCCTGTGAGAGCTGAGACAATAATTTGGGCTACTGAAGAAGTCCATAGGCTGACCACCTCTGGCCAGCACTTAGCTAGTCTCTGGGCGTCAGATCCCATGTATCATGCTTACATAGATCCAGTGTTCCCTTCCATAAAGTTGGATTAGCAAACTTTACAAGCTGGGCCTTTTTATTTTGTCTATTTTGGGACTGCTGTAAGCCTGCACAGTTTTGTTTGCTAAATAGCAGGTTCCAACGTAGTAATATGAACTCCAAGTGATCGTTGTTCCAACTTCCAAGTATATATTTTAACGTTGTTTTTAGCTCTTGAACAGTAGCCATGTCAAAGAAGAAGAAAACTGGTGGTGTGGATTTCAGTGCTTTGAGCCGGCATGGATACCGTGGTGGTCCATCTGTCTTGACAGTTCGTCCTCAGGAGGAATCTAACTGGTCATGGTCCACCGGAAAAAACCGTGATGCCAAAGAAGATGCACCTGAGTCCTATGAAGAACGGGAGCGCACGAGGGCTGCTGTAACTGAAGGAGAGAAGCTTATTGGTGTGCAGAATGCACCGCCAAACCAGTTACTATTAGAGAAAGACCATAAGAATGCTTCCTTCTCGCAGAAGGAGAAGCGGAAGAGGGACCGGGGGCAGGCCAGCAGAGGGAAGAACTACGTTGAGGAGGAGAAGCGGCTCCTGAGGGGGAGTGGGGTTTACTCTGGCTTTGATACTTGACATTACCTGTCATGATGCAGTATGACTTCTAACATGTCTGCCTACAAAGGATTAATCCTTGGTTTTCGTGCTTCATCTTGTGCTTTGGCTGTTGTTGTGTCGCTAAAATACTAGTGTGTCTGAGTGTAGGGCTGTTAAGCGTTGAGCTTCCTTTGATGTGGGACCGAAGTTTGTACTTTGGATATGTCTATATATTGCTACTCAAATAGTACTGCTGTGATCGATATGTATTTCATGCCCTGCTGGTTCCTAAGTTAGGTTTTTATTGGGCATTTTGGAGTTGTGACAATTATGAATATAAATTAGGAAATAACAATCTTTGTATCCCTCTCTGAGCATATGTTATCCAAAATAAAAAGCAGACTTTTTTAATTGTTGCAGAGTATTAGCATGTTTTGATCAGAGAGTAGTTTTTTTTAATTGTGCAATCTTTCACAACTAGTTTGGAGAACACATTGTTGGTGTTGGGCCTGGACATTAATTAGCACATGAAGTCATACTTGATTGACAAATGATACTTGCTTGCGAATCTCTTAACTAAAGAATACTCCTGCGGCTTGTGGATCTGCAACCATGGAACACTTACAGTGATGCGATATAGTCATACTATTTGGCTTTATCTATTTGGCTTTCTCCGATGTCTTATTGATCGAGGTAATCATGTTTGTTATCTACTTGGTTTTCTCCGTTCTCCAATGTCACAGATTTTCTGTAAAAGAAGATAATTAAGTTAAGCTCTCACTCAATAGGGCATGTTTGTAGCTATACCATTTGTAAAGAGACGCCGGCTCATGCAGTTTTTGTGCAGAGAAGCTAAGCTTGTGTGCTCTTCAATCCTTCATGGCCTCATGCGTTTGGTTTGGCTCCCTTCACGTTCCAAGCTGCGCTGCTGCAGACAGCCCACATTGCATTTCACATTAGCACTGCAGCTTGTAACTGGTTTGGCAACTGCCAACTGGAAATGGGAGCGCGTGAAGTGTTGCAGACATCAGCATATATAGCTCACCAGTGTTTGTTTGTGCCCCCATTATCGCTGCATTTCTTTGACGCTGTATGcggcaaaaaaaaagaaaccacATAAGTATATAAATGCATGACCAAAAGGGCACAAAATAGATGAGCTTACCGGCACCTCTGAGGAAAATGATGAGCTTACCAGCAAAGTGTTGTAATCCCTAACTCACCCGCTAGGCATGACAGAACAGAATAAAAGTATTCTGCTGTAATAAAATGGTCAAACTAACTGACTGTCAAGCTGACATGTCACTAGCAAAAAAGGTGATGATCTTACATACAAATATGGAGAGCAAGGCGGACTTTCTCGCACTACTTCAATGCGCTACTCACTTCCCAGTATAAATGGCCTATTGTGTTACCCAAGTGATAAGAATTGCCAATATCCCCCATTGTCTTCCTTTTCTAATTATATCTCGCAGCATACTGAGACATTGGAGCAAACAAAATGACTGTATTTTTCCGAGACGAGTCTCCACCCCATTTTCATTTTAGAAAAAGGGAAAAACAGAAGTTCAGAGCGGAGGTCGGAAAGAGACATAGACCGAAGTTTCCAGCGACTCCCCCTAGACTTCTAACCTGACTCAAGCTAGAAGATTTAGAACAAGATGACTATATGATTTCCGATTTTGAACTCTAGGTTCATGCATGGTGGGTAGGCTGCAACAACAGATACGGGGACGAGTAATCAATTGCCTTGGTGGTAGGGAGGAAGGTAAGGGTTTGGGCGTTCTTGTTCCAACCCGAGAGGGGTGATTTGGTGCAGGTCTTCAAAACTACCAATCAAGTATTAGTGCTACCCTGATATAGCATTAATGAAGCCTTGCATTGATTACTGGCATGATATCTGGTCGATGGATCATTTCAATCTATAATAAAATATATGAAGGGGCATACAAGTTTGTTCAATCCAACAACAATGAAAATGTTGAACAATTGTAATACTGTTTTTGAGTTACAAAGGAATATTATACGTGCAATCAACTAGTTGAGTGTTACTTGTTTTCCCaccttttgaaattaattaacgCATTAGGATTTCAAAAAGTCAAGCTTCATATCTTTGTACTAGTAATTAGTCAAATATATACACACAAGGCAATCGTTTTGTTTATAACTAGAGAGTTTTGAAATTTGCTAACACATTTAAAAAATTGTATTGAAATTTGCTAACGCATTTAAAAATCGTATCTGTTAGAGAAGGCAGCTGACAAATTAAAACGGAATAATTCAGTTCTGAATGTGTTAACATGTTGTGTTTCTTAATGAATAGATTCTGAATGCAGAAGCATATATGTGAACATATATAACATCCTGAGTCCCACAATATACCCCTAGTAGTCTTTGCTTGGAGATACGATGAAATCAAAACTTAAAATTGTTTGGATCCATCTAGCTACATAGCTAATTCATTAACTGGCTAGTTAGAATTAATTAGATTGAACCAGCTAGCTAGATAGTAGCTATCAAGTTATCTAGAAGAGCTTTATATTAACTTTTAGCAGAAAATTAGCTGGTTCTGTTTGAATCCATCCAACTAAAATTAGTTTATCTACCAAATAACTGGTAAACACTACCGTAAGATGGCCGTCATCCTCTCTACAGCTCTACTTCCACTCTCCATCGTTCGGCTAGCTACGTTCTTGTGCCGCAGCACCGTCAACATCAAACGTCGCCGGTTCACCGCGACCAAGCGCATGGAGAGAGCTCGTGCACTTTTACAAAGCGAACGGGGCACTCCGTCAGCTCCGGTGGCCAGCAATGGCGATCCAGGTGGAGGTAGCCACCTGGCCCGACCCGGACCAGCCCCATGAAAGTGGCCGGCCGACATCGGCGGCGCTCGTTTGGCCGAGAGCGCCGGGAAACAATAGGAGGACGGCAACTGAGACTGCGAATAGGGCAAGCTTCGCCGTGCGCCCCATCATGCTCGCACGAGTACGCGCACGCTGGCCGGCTGTCGGCTGAAGACGCGAGGCCTGAGGCGTGCTTTGCAGGCTTCGATCCTTTCGTTTTGGAGGGCACCGGTAGACCCGTGGGGTGCCCTCTCATGCAGATCCGATTCGGTCACAGGGCTGACAGCCACATACCGAAACGGACTCCTAAGTCTGAATCGGTTGCCATAGCCCTGTCTTCGATCCGAAATCCCATTGTGTGTGGACTGACGATGCTCTCTCTGTTAGATTGATCTCCTAGCCCATCGGACCCTAACGGGCCGATGGGCTACCTCACCCACGCGCTctgatcgggggcgctccagctcaaccctagctggtgggcccccgtcgcgccgcgcaatataaaaggaggtgggggccagcggctcggGTCACGAGgttcaccggccgccgccaccccatcTACAAGTCAACCTAGCCGATCTAACTTGAGCGCGGTAAGCGGCGGGAAGTTCCTCCGGCATCACCCTCGACGCCCCTGCATCGACCCCGAGCTCGCGGAAGCGCCCACACCGTCGGCCACCGCGACCTTGTACGTCTACGGCCGAACTGCTCCCATCCCTGCGCTACACCGCCATGGCAGGCACTTCTGCATCCGCCGCCGGCctagggcacgaaggtatacccCGTGCCCTCTCCTGCATCTCTCAATCTCTCTCTCTATTTCTAGATCAAGCAAATTGCAGAGTACATCCTGGTCTAATCTCGCAGTAGCAGATCCTAATTAGATCTTACACTCTCAAGTCTCTCTGTGCCGGACCAGAAAATTTGGAGCCGTGATGGGCTCTCCGTCTATCGCTTCATCGAGACACACCGTCCCTGATCCGGCCCAAGAAAGTGGTCTTGCAATGACGGCTGTGGTGCAGTATAGTAGTGGAACGACAGCTGAACTATTCATGTGAAGGGGCAGGAGGCACGTGCAGCTCAATTTCAGCAGGCACGTGTCAGTGAGAGTTATGCCTCCCTTTGCGAAGATCGGTTGTGCAATGGTGGTTATGCATGACAAACTGGTGAGAAATAAGGACGATCTGGATGAGTTGCTAGTATTCGAATGCTCGATGTGTATGTTAAACAATAGCGCAGCTATAAATTGATTTGCTGTTCAAGCGACTGATCACTCACTGGCCAATGCTCTACAGTACTGGAACGTCTCTTTTTTACTCAGAGCAATCAAGGAGTTATGGGAGAATTTTTCTCCTTGAATTTATTTTTATGAGATATTGCAGTGAGCCAAACAAATGAGGTAGGTAGGTCGTGTAGTTATGAAGGCGCCAATGAAGCCAGCGATGGAATGTTGTCGTCTCCAGCGATCGGATGGGATTCAGGTGATATCGTTAGCCTTCCCATCCATCATGTCGATAGAGATTCTGTGAAGCTTAGGACGGCGCTGATTCCAGCTGAGGTGGAGTACCGCAGGAGCGTCGGAGGCGGCACCTCCTTGTGCAGGAGACAAGCACGGGGTTGTGCTGCCATGGAAGCCACCGTGTGGGTATTGGACGGGCGCGTCATGGTAGCCTGACTCGTAGCGGAACCGCAGGAATAGTGGCCGGCTGACCTCGGCGGCGCTCGTCTGGCCGAGAGCGGCGGGAAACAGCAGGAGGACGGCAACTGAGACGGCAAGCTTCCCCACGCGCCCCGTCGTGCTCGCACGAGTACGCGCACGCTGCCCGGCTGTCGGCTGAAGATGCGAGGCCTGAGGCGCGCTTTGCAGGCGTCGATCATTTCGTTTGGAGGGCACCGGTGGTGCCTTCCATTTTTATCGTTGCTTCTGCAGGTCCGATTCGATCACACGGCTCACGGCTGACAGCCACGGACCAAAACAGACTGCGAGTCTGGATCGGTTGCCATCATACCGATGTCTTCTATCCGAAATCACATTGTGCGACGATTTTGCATGCCGGGCCAGAAAATTGGGAGCTGTGATGATGGACTCTCCGTTGGTCGCTTCATCGCGACACACCGTCCCAGCTGATCTGGCCCAAGAAAATTGGTCCTGCATTGACGGATACGGTGCAGTGTAGTGGAAGGACAGCCGGGCCATTCGTGTGAATTGAAGGGGCAGGAAGCATGTGCAGCTCAATTTCAGCAGGCACATGTCAGTTGTGCAACAGTGGTTATGCATGAGTTGCTAGTATTCAAATGCTCGATCTGTATGTTAAACAACGCAGCTATAAAATATTTTGCTGATCACTTATTGGCCAATGCTAGTATTGGAACGTCTCTTTTTTACTCAGAGCAATCAAGGAGTCATGGGATAATTTTTCTCCgcgatttttttttcttttgagacATTGCAGTGAGCCAAACAAATGAGGTAGATAGGTGGTATAGTTATGGAGGCGCCAAAGTCAACAAGTGTCGAGAATGTCATCGTCGTCTCCAACGATTAGGTGGGATTCAGATGATATCGTTAGCCTCCCTGTCCATACAACAACATCCTCCCGACGATCGCGCTCGGAACCACGGTTCCGTTCAATCACGTCGATAGAGATTCAGTGAAGCTTAGGGAAGCACCGATTCCAGCTGAGGTGGTGTACCGTAGGAGCGTGGGAGGCGGCACCTCCTTGTGCAGGAGACATGCACGGGGTTGTGCTGCCATTGAAGTGGGTGGATCCTCACCGTGTGGGGTTTGGGCACAATCCATCCAAATCTCCCAAGGTGCAGTCACCGACACCATCCGCGTTCACCGGGGGCGTCATGGATGTTCATCCAAATGAGACGATAGATAGGGATGATGCATGGGTTGGAGAGCTGGTGGTCGGGGGGTTGGTGGTGTCGACACCCTCTAGTATTGACAAACTAGAAGGTCATCCTATACCAGAAACTTGATGGCACATATGGTTGCATTCATGACGCCAACTGACCAACGACATCGATCCAAGCATTGTGTACTATCAAGTAACAGTTAGTCGTTGCGGTTGGAAAGGAAGTGTAGTGCAGTGCTAAAGGATGTATAATTGCTTCAATTACAATATGTGGTATTTCCGCATTTTATGTGCATAATTGTTCATTCAGATGGATTCTTGCAAGCAATAACCATTGTGGAGCGAATTAAAGCGCACCACATTACAGTAAGCTTGCTCACTGCTGGCAAGATGAGTTCTCGCAAATGGCCATCAGCTGTACCAATTGAGCATTTGCATCTTCCGGTCCTCAATTTCTCAAGAgtgtttatttttctttttctttttagtTAATGTTTGTTTAAGATGCAAATAAAGCCATCATTTTTTAGTGAACAAAGTGATGTTTCTCTTTTGTTAGATAAACTTGGCTGTGGTGCTTTGTAATTGTCTGGTTCGTTTTGATTGAACTGTTGAAATTTGTCATCGAGTTCAGAACGAGCCTTTTCAGACGAGGCCAGATTGAAATGTAAGACCACGGTGTTGATCCAGATGCTTGTTCAATTcctcctccgaggaagaaagaAAGCAACGTGCAGATATCATTGTCTTCTTTTGATGCCACTCCTCCAAACAAACAGTGATCTCCTCTTCGACAGTAGCTGTGTTCATTGTTTAATGCATATGTTGGTTGCTGAAAGTCAATGTAATGTAGACCAATTCGTTCTATTTTTCCTGGCGAGATTCAGAAGTTAATATGACAATCTGAAATTGTGATCGTTTGTCTGCTGTTTTGGATCCGAAATTATGTGTTGGCAGTCTCATTTGTTGCAGCAGCTGCCAGCCCAGAGGCAAGAAGTAGGCCAACCAAGGACTAAATGTGTGTACAGTTAGCACAAAAGGCAAGCGTATGAAGAGACACAAAATTGCTGGTTCCTCCCGCTTCCTGAAAGATTATGTCGGCAAAAAACTAAGGAACAGAACTGCAGAGCATACATGGATGCATGGTTGTTGGGTGCAAGGCAACAATAGGATGAACTTTCCGGTATATATTCCATTCAATTCAAGAGCGGTTACCCAATTTTAATGGTATAATAATTGTAAAAAACATGCAGACCAGGTGCGTCTTCACCTGCTAAGCCGGAAAAAAATCGCCTACTGCGCGCTGCAGACtcctcgccgctgccgcccctcACGTCTTCGATTACGCAGGCCACGTGACAGAATCGGCTGGACCTGGACTCCTCGGCTCGTAGGCAATTTTCTCTGCGGCTCCGTGGAGACtaaggggctgtttggagtgccgTCTAACCCGCCACAGCGTGCCTAACTTGTGGCGCTCAAAACGGCCACCACACCTGTGGCGGAAAAAGTGTGGCGCGCCGTGGCGAGTTAGGCGGCACTCCAACCGTCGCAGGCTCGTTTTTCGCCCTCAAGCCACCGCACCTGGtttctgcgccgccgccgctgcctgccGGTTTCCCTGCTCGCACCTCCCCCCGTCCCCGCCCTGCCGCCTCTCCCCTTTTCCTGCACGCCCCtgccccagccgccgccgctgcccctgcccccgccgccttGCTGTTTCCCTGCTCGCTGCCTCCGCCTCGACGCCGACGCGCAACACCACCTTGATCTCGGCACGTGCACAACGACACGTCCACTCTCCATCACGCTCAACTCGGCAGTCAGCAAAGCGTCCGTCCTCACCCCGCCGGTGCTGCTGCAGTGGCTACAGCCTCGTCCTCCATGCCCAGAGGCAGCAGCAACAATACGCTTACCAACTGCTCGACGAAATGTCTGAGCAGCAACATCGATGTGGCCGCTCCTGTTGCAGCGTACATCATCCATGGTTGTGTTCTCGTTATGTTTAGGTCCAGCGGCAACTACTTTATTTCAGCTACTGTAATTACTAGGAGGAGAAGTCGTCGTCAGG
The genomic region above belongs to Panicum hallii strain FIL2 chromosome 4, PHallii_v3.1, whole genome shotgun sequence and contains:
- the LOC112890250 gene encoding protein RDM1 isoform X3, which produces MKRAAPSVEPQDVSSGGSSSSDSDQKPGKGKGGSVPKAAATAQDAKRVTLHEEPQDVSSDDSMSSDSDDEASKGNGWNTFGLPNSSKAASTAEGALIRRAKMYQHYMKHIPVPAYRDSVIPFSSWLGLGRSLKQLYEQPLHYLTNVLLKRWDQQRIGSDDEHRCLDAIIHPVRAETIIWATEEVHRLTTSGQHLASLWASDPMYHAYIDPVFPSIKLD
- the LOC112890250 gene encoding uncharacterized protein LOC112890250 isoform X2, which gives rise to MKRAAPSVEPQDVSSGGSSSSDSDQKPGKGKGGSVPKAAATAQDAKRVTLHEEPQDVSSDDSMSSDSDDEASKGNGWNTFGLPNSSKAASTAEAMSKKKKTGGVDFSALSRHGYRGGPSVLTVRPQEESNWSWSTGKNRDAKEDAPESYEERERTRAAVTEGEKLIGVQNAPPNQLLLEKDHKNASFSQKEKRKRDRGQASRGKNYVEEEKRLLRGSGVYSGFDT
- the LOC112890250 gene encoding uncharacterized protein LOC112890250 isoform X1; translation: MKRAAPSVEPQDVSSGGSSSSDSDQKPGKGKGGSVPKAAATAQDAKRVTLHEEPQDVSSDDSMSSDSDDEASKGNGWNTFGLPNSSKAASTAEVAMSKKKKTGGVDFSALSRHGYRGGPSVLTVRPQEESNWSWSTGKNRDAKEDAPESYEERERTRAAVTEGEKLIGVQNAPPNQLLLEKDHKNASFSQKEKRKRDRGQASRGKNYVEEEKRLLRGSGVYSGFDT